In Nitrospirota bacterium, the following are encoded in one genomic region:
- a CDS encoding MotA/TolQ/ExbB proton channel family protein has translation MPLSGNIESELFKLILSAGIVAKIVLLILFLFSIFSWAIIFYKFFQIRRTEKNVADFLGIFSKIDSIHQIDPSINEKGDNPLMNIFKEGRTKFEEINRGKEGLNIIRRRLRGVIEGEVTYYEGYLPFLATTGNVTPFIGLFGTVWGIIHAFQQIGLQGTANIAAVAPGIAEALITTGIGLATAIPAVIGYNYLLSRVRKLTTRMDIFADEMLSMLEAEGISTEQKPEVKSKK, from the coding sequence ATGCCTTTATCAGGTAACATAGAATCTGAACTCTTTAAACTGATACTTTCAGCAGGGATAGTTGCAAAGATAGTCCTGCTGATCCTCTTTCTGTTTTCAATCTTTTCATGGGCAATTATATTCTACAAGTTCTTTCAGATTCGAAGGACTGAAAAGAATGTTGCGGATTTCCTGGGAATCTTTTCTAAGATAGACAGTATCCATCAGATTGACCCTTCCATTAATGAAAAGGGAGATAACCCCCTTATGAATATCTTTAAAGAAGGCCGCACGAAATTTGAAGAGATAAATAGGGGTAAGGAAGGACTGAATATTATAAGAAGGAGACTAAGGGGTGTTATTGAGGGAGAGGTTACTTATTACGAGGGTTATCTGCCGTTCCTTGCGACAACAGGGAATGTGACACCATTTATAGGACTCTTCGGGACTGTTTGGGGCATTATACATGCCTTTCAGCAGATTGGTTTACAGGGGACAGCAAATATTGCAGCCGTGGCACCTGGTATTGCTGAGGCCCTGATAACTACAGGTATCGGGCTTGCAACAGCTATCCCTGCTGTTATCGGATATAACTACTTACTGAGCCGGGTGAGAAAGCTCACTACAAGGATGGATATATTTGCAGATGAAATGTTATCAATGCTGGAGGCGGAGGGAATATCTACTGAGCAGAAGCCAGAAGTCAAAAGCAAGAAGTAA
- a CDS encoding biopolymer transporter ExbD, giving the protein MHDIGETGGEGRRHRLLSEINMVPFIDVVLVLLIIFMVSAPLMYRGIDINLPKSSVNTIKPGQRVVITVDREHRIHVDNNPVSLSRLEQVLLQKKETGSDTTVYLKADKDVPYGTIIEVMDTIKRIGIDKLGMVTEPLSDLK; this is encoded by the coding sequence ATGCACGATATTGGTGAAACAGGCGGGGAAGGCAGGCGGCACAGGTTATTGAGTGAGATCAATATGGTACCGTTTATTGATGTGGTGCTTGTGTTGCTGATAATATTTATGGTCTCAGCCCCTCTTATGTATCGCGGGATTGATATTAACCTGCCTAAGTCATCTGTTAATACCATTAAGCCGGGACAGAGGGTAGTGATTACGGTTGACAGGGAACATAGAATTCATGTAGATAACAATCCGGTTTCATTAAGCAGGCTTGAGCAGGTGCTTCTTCAAAAAAAGGAGACTGGGTCAGATACTACCGTATATCTGAAGGCAGATAAAGATGTGCCTTATGGGACTATCATTGAGGTAATGGATACTATTAAAAGGATAGGTATAGATAAGCTCGGAATGGTTACAGAGCCGCTTTCAGATTTAAAATAA
- a CDS encoding TonB family protein, with translation MSSNMDIMLRSGQEFNLKWTFSISLIFHILILFSLLSFNLFTKNGSYDRMYKPFTTVQVNLVDGPAVGLSNTNHENISVSSKQSAVSSGKQEIKIEKQEVRSQKQEARIKKSETGKPHEDAVIKSGTIPPLEIKKQGEEAAAQGSEVRNSPASVQTGLASKGPSGTQEAKLTTPWSNSITGGITGGIAGTAGPAVDVPDFKYDYYLGLIKNKVDNRWNQPVTYSHVKKAVVEFTIQRNGRIDNVRVFESSGDTYFDQTAVRAVSVSAPFPPLPKGYKENFLRVRYKFIFEKIGKG, from the coding sequence ATGAGTAGTAATATGGATATTATGCTCAGGAGCGGGCAAGAGTTTAATTTAAAATGGACATTCTCTATTTCCTTAATCTTCCACATCCTTATATTGTTTTCCCTTCTATCTTTTAACTTATTTACAAAGAACGGTTCTTATGACAGGATGTATAAACCTTTTACTACTGTGCAGGTAAATCTTGTAGATGGTCCGGCTGTCGGTTTATCGAATACTAATCATGAGAATATCTCAGTTAGCAGTAAGCAGTCAGCAGTAAGCAGTGGGAAGCAGGAAATCAAAATCGAGAAGCAAGAAGTAAGAAGTCAGAAGCAAGAAGCAAGAATCAAGAAGTCAGAGACAGGAAAACCACATGAAGATGCAGTAATAAAATCCGGTACTATCCCACCGCTTGAAATTAAGAAACAGGGTGAAGAAGCAGCAGCTCAGGGTTCTGAAGTTAGAAACTCCCCCGCCTCTGTTCAAACCGGACTTGCGTCTAAAGGGCCTTCGGGTACACAGGAGGCTAAGCTGACAACGCCATGGTCGAATAGTATAACCGGAGGTATAACAGGCGGTATAGCGGGGACAGCAGGGCCGGCAGTAGATGTGCCTGATTTTAAATATGACTATTATCTTGGATTGATAAAGAATAAGGTGGACAACAGGTGGAATCAACCTGTAACATATTCCCATGTTAAAAAGGCTGTTGTGGAGTTTACGATTCAGAGAAACGGCAGGATTGACAATGTTAGGGTCTTCGAGTCGTCAGGAGATACCTATTTTGACCAGACTGCTGTGAGGGCGGTTTCTGTATCAGCCCCTTTCCCGCCTCTGCCAAAAGGATATAAGGAAAATTTTCTCAGGGTGAGGTATAAGTTTATATTTGAAAAAATAGGTAAGGGGTAA
- the tolB gene encoding Tol-Pal system beta propeller repeat protein TolB, producing MKQTVHTWLLFLFLTVILSGISFAEDVYLETTKGEAEKIPVTIVLKGDDHELIAEIKGILEADLERSSYFNLVKNDGIDIDVSASKLNEKAGGQVGSLSVESLIVAMILREDRVIKMDGKLFETGGGELIFSKRYVGNNNLIRRLAHRFADEIVFRLTGEKGIAQSRIVYLSDRTGQKELYIMDYDGSSSKMITGNKSLNLSPSWSPDGRLIAYTSYRDGNPDIYVVDLTTSMRWRVTDYQGLDISPAWSPDGKRLAYASSRDGNSEIYTSDKEGKDLKRITYMRGEDVSPTWSPTGEEIAFTSDRGGSPQIYIMKTDGTNIRRLTFKGEYNSDPAWSPKGDKVAFACRRGGEFKICTIGPDGSKLREITGGGGSDESPSWSSDGKKIVFASSRSGKWNIYVMNADGSNIEKLTGKDGNNMGNNLGPDWSPN from the coding sequence ATGAAACAAACAGTACATACATGGCTCTTATTCTTATTCCTCACCGTTATTCTCTCAGGAATCTCTTTTGCTGAGGATGTTTATCTGGAAACTACAAAGGGTGAGGCAGAGAAGATTCCTGTGACAATTGTCCTTAAAGGGGATGACCATGAATTAATTGCTGAGATAAAGGGGATACTTGAGGCAGACCTTGAGAGGTCTTCATATTTTAACCTTGTGAAGAATGATGGGATAGATATTGATGTTAGTGCTTCAAAGTTAAATGAAAAGGCCGGCGGACAGGTAGGCTCGTTAAGCGTAGAGTCTTTGATAGTTGCAATGATCTTACGGGAAGACAGGGTTATCAAGATGGATGGGAAACTCTTTGAAACAGGCGGCGGAGAGTTGATCTTTTCAAAGAGATATGTAGGAAATAATAATCTAATACGCAGGCTTGCCCACAGGTTTGCTGATGAGATTGTATTCAGATTAACAGGGGAAAAGGGGATTGCACAGAGCAGGATCGTTTATTTATCCGACAGAACGGGGCAGAAGGAGCTATACATCATGGATTACGATGGCTCTTCCTCTAAAATGATTACAGGTAATAAGTCTTTAAACCTTTCTCCTTCATGGTCGCCTGATGGGAGGTTGATAGCATATACATCTTACAGGGATGGTAACCCGGATATTTATGTTGTAGATTTAACCACAAGTATGAGATGGCGGGTAACGGATTATCAGGGTCTTGATATATCACCGGCATGGTCGCCTGACGGTAAGCGGCTGGCTTATGCCTCAAGCAGAGATGGAAACTCGGAGATTTATACCTCTGATAAAGAGGGGAAGGATTTGAAGAGGATTACGTATATGCGGGGAGAAGATGTGTCTCCGACATGGTCTCCCACAGGGGAAGAGATTGCATTTACTTCAGACAGGGGAGGAAGTCCTCAGATATATATTATGAAGACGGATGGTACGAATATACGGCGTCTGACATTTAAGGGGGAGTATAATAGTGACCCTGCATGGTCTCCAAAGGGGGATAAGGTAGCGTTTGCATGCAGGCGGGGGGGAGAATTTAAGATCTGTACTATCGGCCCGGACGGCAGTAAGCTAAGGGAGATAACAGGCGGGGGCGGCAGTGATGAATCGCCGTCATGGTCTTCTGATGGGAAAAAGATAGTGTTTGCATCTTCAAGAAGTGGAAAGTGGAATATTTATGTAATGAATGCAGATGGAAGTAATATAGAAAAATTAACAGGCAAAGATGGAAACAATATGGGTAACAACTTGGGACCGGATTGGTCTCCTAATTAA
- a CDS encoding OmpA family protein, translating into MDMLKKGRGVVITLLVMLFVFSSCSKRVTTVDKLSPDSKASRSNKIKTSTIVNIEKPYINNETEEVITEPLTMLNPDLMEKDINSRETTEWGDKNNGENKDTSWLINLKDVFYDYDAVTLKDEDIKTLDNNVSWLSKKGSAIIRVEGYADERGTNEYNLSLGEKRVNIVKRYLIARGISPDRIEVISFGEEKGFCSEHTEDCWVQNRRGHFVIAGE; encoded by the coding sequence ATGGATATGTTGAAAAAAGGAAGAGGAGTTGTAATTACATTATTAGTAATGCTTTTTGTATTCAGCAGTTGTTCAAAGAGGGTAACAACTGTAGATAAATTATCTCCTGATTCTAAGGCTTCACGTTCAAATAAGATAAAGACAAGTACAATTGTGAATATAGAAAAGCCGTACATTAATAATGAGACAGAAGAGGTTATTACGGAGCCGCTTACCATGCTTAACCCTGATTTAATGGAAAAGGACATTAACAGCAGAGAGACGACAGAATGGGGTGATAAAAATAATGGAGAAAATAAAGATACATCATGGTTGATTAACTTGAAAGATGTATTCTATGATTATGATGCTGTGACATTGAAGGATGAGGATATAAAGACCCTTGACAATAACGTGTCATGGCTATCGAAAAAAGGTTCTGCTATTATACGGGTTGAAGGTTATGCTGATGAGCGTGGAACAAACGAATATAATCTTTCTCTCGGTGAAAAGAGGGTAAATATTGTAAAAAGATACCTGATTGCACGCGGTATTTCTCCTGACCGTATTGAGGTAATAAGTTTTGGAGAAGAGAAGGGATTTTGCTCAGAACATACTGAAGATTGCTGGGTGCAGAACCGGAGAGGGCATTTTGTCATAGCAGGGGAGTAG
- the ybgF gene encoding tol-pal system protein YbgF, which yields MNSVRKEFVMRKVLLFAIGIMMVTVSGCAMQADMLDMENEVKIMKGMLLEMQRDVTQLQKANPVQQQERSGEQTKEDMERSARYERSEGKTKEAIEALQKNQANFEIRFDQLSTDVQVIQGSLEENSHKVMELSENADNQDAAVEELTRKVDQIESTLKEISAASVKLSSDNEQSPQPAAVQPPTPPSELYNQAFKDYVAGNYEIAITGFTNYLSQAQDGNLAPNAMYWIGESYYSKGEYENAVKQFKKVTDEYPKSDKVAGSFLKIGYVYEKMGDKDMAIVYFKKVVEQFPNAHEASLAKVKLSEIK from the coding sequence ATGAACTCGGTTAGAAAGGAATTTGTGATGAGGAAGGTCCTGTTATTTGCGATAGGGATAATGATGGTTACTGTCTCCGGCTGTGCAATGCAGGCAGACATGCTGGATATGGAAAATGAGGTTAAGATTATGAAGGGGATGCTTCTGGAGATGCAGAGAGATGTGACTCAGCTTCAGAAAGCCAATCCGGTTCAACAGCAGGAGCGTTCAGGCGAGCAGACAAAGGAGGATATGGAAAGGTCGGCCAGATATGAACGGTCTGAAGGAAAAACAAAAGAGGCTATTGAGGCATTACAAAAGAATCAGGCCAATTTTGAGATCAGGTTTGACCAGTTGTCTACAGATGTGCAGGTAATACAGGGCAGTCTTGAAGAAAACAGCCATAAGGTTATGGAGTTGTCGGAGAATGCGGATAACCAGGATGCAGCAGTTGAAGAATTAACAAGAAAGGTTGATCAAATAGAGTCAACACTAAAAGAAATTTCTGCGGCCTCTGTTAAGCTTTCTTCCGACAATGAGCAGTCCCCTCAGCCTGCCGCAGTGCAGCCGCCAACACCTCCTTCTGAATTGTATAATCAGGCATTTAAAGATTATGTTGCAGGTAATTATGAGATTGCAATTACAGGATTTACAAATTATCTGAGTCAGGCTCAGGACGGCAACCTTGCACCTAATGCAATGTACTGGATTGGTGAGAGTTATTACAGCAAGGGCGAATACGAGAATGCTGTTAAACAATTTAAGAAGGTTACTGATGAATATCCAAAAAGTGATAAGGTAGCAGGGTCATTTCTGAAGATTGGCTATGTCTATGAAAAGATGGGGGATAAGGATATGGCAATAGTGTATTTTAAAAAAGTTGTTGAGCAATTCCCCAACGCGCATGAGGCATCCCTCGCAAAGGTAAAGCTAAGTGAAATAAAATGA